In one Vanessa tameamea isolate UH-Manoa-2023 chromosome 12, ilVanTame1 primary haplotype, whole genome shotgun sequence genomic region, the following are encoded:
- the LOC113393027 gene encoding uncharacterized protein LOC113393027 — translation MIIKVCDVNRDTSKRKADEENEDSNLSIYKYRRRKDKPNVFINPPSIGRFSGEHSHNILVEVDEEKQQKTYAILQESRSDFNNNKLRYILLIYTNPIWNLFNLSSIFIAYFLETCLYTFTAPQDRSIWMIILIISLNLVFTVDVIIVFGLKFFEKWRKTLNLVEPETIRVVIDVILAMPYSFLYLISTIEHSSFNIYAIAPMMATARVYRIIEYSYIKSSQAGTNQWTTFLAQYLMLFLLSVHTWTCIWYLFSYRQFDICQIQSSWSAAVVNLPTETTFDWYFVGAYWSVMIFTTNAFGDIYPVTTNERITAAIAVLLGFLLTTVVFVGSLTSLFITITTRRAKYVRQLKKIKNHLSLIKMDVDTTKRIIRYYEDLWYQKSGVFKPKLIKLLPAPLQMEIAYDLNAVPLYSSLLFRKLPEAFLRRLSVTMTHQFYLPGDIVYNHNQSKTIMICITSGVLELLSDEDDESPMISFGKGTCFGEISLVYNIPARCTVKAATYVECQVLNKTDFIPLMITYPDLVVKIRNEIQERIDRSHRKKHKQSRYKHLSLNIYASKERKKSSIKCLKEKLRYIQGITDDESVLKDDELDENCLNLYILSEHIKKRTSNFTCAKSKFPWILEFDCNLVKYWERYMLFVVFYICLVYPYFIGFERKFPAGTFFYAEIVIAISLILNVIITIVTAVKTKRTYLKNFVEILNYRMNTLEFYMDVVAIIPFEYIVTIHTNASYLDNYRNHLFYLCKGTKLCLVWRLSNFFEHLERRLLSNSIIVKILKYCVYIGFICYWSGVILYMESCFVNRCSQNSWFARALTWEDQRSGMTSNKSKYHILTAIYFATTTLLSVGYGDFVPGDQYDMAFIAFLSLYGVLLSGYCVSEFSAVVTHWSRTKTAFLEVIITIDKFMKENNMHPAIKSRIMAFYELQWQYNSGVELTGENWLEKTVVPYELRKKVLHQARFKTLTSIKFFQVKNKAFIHTLTETASDIILPPGEIVYYGGTVTRELYIIESGYCLVTSTEMRETKTERVIGPGNHLGLLVLLYGVPAVSTVITLTHCKLISISHFAYTSALNLFPDMREHEGLLSDEELKKIEEKTKFKNSDAYLKHYNRLRAQKQRKHITNMVQDFFNDSFINVLDDYRKKKESYLESFKKFDVFNNVSPYLLLPIVIKPDGIFLKCWALLRVCTAYTLSLLIPIVISMAPTCKQFNIVIVVLESICYLDLYLMLHVAFYGSKNQLIYHPYLTAKNYLTRTFGVDLLTCFPWYAIWMLFVPKHDENHTEEDHMINYHVYHCIIRMANVLQIYKLYSAFWAESIGALKRAYLMSVVQFLLLTLFVLNFYTSILITLTCRYVIAYDKDDFLRKLEKLSLRGPFMKTTYNPDGNMICKLGSWIDGSKIFKDTYLTPTKVYLLAYYWAATSFTGAGFGDITAQDTAHMILSICINIHGVLFFGYVYARIASLKAMADQVVTTFQENLKHLVLFLNREKAPYLLKKSVIDYWKYQWKRTGGWSHQKILGKLHANLNEDAVLYMYEKTLREIPLFEDVEYSFFRAFAKKLKERYFQKGYMVMRSNEVISNMYIIYRGKVDIITNINEVEACMGPGGIFGNIRGATKYLTMSNILASRNIDLLYIGGAEFYTLLKSYPSVLRKVKYSVNTTTKDYVLPIVMSEKNSMEVMYPLTYEAEGDEDDEIEPNVFLDSPDTSIAESHGSRSITSAGNLDYVAATSLIFKPHRWFRSSVVPDCKWVTFVDYLIMFLSYVDFMILVYQMAFLSNAYFFYICIVFDVIFLYKTFLDVHSGYMNRYGDYVLNPKKVRQMYFSKTYLRRRDFLVNLPISYLAFALNLRHPVQHALFCYLRTPQLLRISYLFTYRQHRKINIGSANLFLKLTTIAIWASLLSHVNACLFFKMSCLTPVQCQSANWISKTELNLRANYAQKNFFPLYVASLWYMINLLTITGTGDVSSQNDFEVIETVFITIIIKFCTGLLISEMSAMITAHSSSRIAYDYGINELRDGLRDTDLSDHQMNKMWDYVRELWNRQQGKQMPKLVYKLPFRLRCQVMQAVYGSHIRESLIFRNTDDDFKRVLSMWLKHCVFFPGNYIVQRGDADQCIYFIHRGEVEVLTVHQNLTESIYDILGPEDSFGVAQGLFVGITHHFSFRARTVVDIVYLKLDEWKYLLDFYPKSAKLIRRKVENVYLAI, via the exons atgataataaaagttTGTGACGTCAACAGGGATACAAGCAAGCGTAAAGCTG ATGAagaaaatgaagattcaaacttgagtatatataagtatagacGCAGAAAAGATAAGCCTAATGTTTTCATTAATCCGCCTTCGATTGGTCGCTTTTCGGGTGAACATTCTCATAATATATTGGTGGAAGTTGATGAAGAAAAACAGCAGAAAACTTATGCCATACTGCAGGAATCTAGATCTGATTTCAACAATAACAAgttacgttatattttattgatttacacAAATCCTATTTGGAATCTCTTCAACCTTTCGTCAATATTTATCGCTTACTTTTTGGAAACATGTCTCTACACTTTTACAGCGCCGCAGGACAGATCAATTTGGatgataatactaataatatcatTGAATTTAGTATTTACTGTTgatgttataattgtttttggaTTAAAATTCTTTGAAAAATGGCGAAAGACATTAAATTTAGTCGAACCAGAAACAATTCGAGTAGTTATTGATGTTATATTGGCAATGCCatactcatttttatatttaataagtactaTAGAACATAGCTCGTTTAACATATACGCTATTGCTCCAATGATGGCAACTGCACGAGTATAcagaataattgaatattcCTACATTAAGTCCTCACAAGCTGGCACGAATCAATGGACGACCTTCTTGGCTCAATATTTAATGCTATTTCTATTGTCAGTACACACTTGGACTTGTATATGGTACTTATTCTCGTATAGACAATTTGATATTTGCCAAATACAGTCATCGTGGTCCGCTGCAGTCGTTAATTTGCCAACAGAAACAACTTTTGACTGGTATTTTGTTGGCGCCTACTGGTCAGTAATGATTTTTACTACAAATGCTTTTGGAGATATTTATCCGGTGACAACCAATGAGAGAATCACAGCAGCTATTGCTGTATTACTCggttttttattaacaactgTAGTATTCGTAGGTTCTCttacttctttatttataacaattactaCAAGACGTGCAAAGTACGTACggcaattaaagaaaataaaaaatcatttgtcATTGATTAAAATGGATGTCGACACAACGAAGCGTATTATAAG GTACTACGAAGATCTTTGGTATCAAAAATCAGGGGTTTTCAAACCTAAGCTTATAAAACTTCTTCCGGCTCCGTTACAAATGGAAATAGCCTACGATCTGAATGCAGTGCCTCTGTACAGTTCTTTACTATTCAGAAAACTTCCGGAAGCATTCCTTAGAAGACTATCAGTGACCATGACTCATCAGTTTTATTTACCCGGTGACATTGTTTATAATCATAATCAAAGCAAGACTATTATG ATTTGTATCACGAGCGGCGTTTTAGAATTACTATCTGATGAAGATGATGAAAGTCCGATGATATCTTTTGGCAAAGGAACATGTTTCGGTGAGATTTCTCTGGTATATAATATTCCAG CACGATGTACAGTTAAGGCTGCAACATACGTTGAATGTCAAGTTCTTAATAAGACTGACTTTATACCGTTGATGATAACTTATCCAGATTTAGTTGTTAAAATACGAAATGAAATCCAAGAAAGAATTGATAGGAGTCATCGTAAAAAGCATAAGCAGAGTAGGTACAaacatttatcattaaatatttatgcatcAAAAGAAAGGAAAAAGAGCagcataaaatgtttaaaggaAAAATTACGATACATTCAag GTATAACAGACGACGAATCCGTTCTAAAAGATGACGAACTCGATGAGAACTGTTTGAATCTTTACATATTATCGGAACATATTAAAAAGCGGACGAGTAACTTTACTTGCGCAAAATCCAAATTTCCCTGGATATTGGAATTTGATTGCAATCTCGTCAAATACTGGGAACGATATAtgctttttgttgttttttacatttgtcTCGTATATCCGTATTTTATTGGCTTTGAAAGAAAATTTCCAGCGGGAACATTTTTTTACGCAGAAATTGTAATTGCAATTTCTTTAATACTGAATGTTATCATAACAATCGTAACTGCTGTGAAAACTAAAAGGACTTATCTGaaaaattttgttgaaatattgaattatcGAATGAATACTTTGGAATTCTATATGGATGTTGTCGCAATAATTCCATTTGAATACATCGTAACGATACATACTAACGCGTCTTATCTAGACAATTACAGGAaccatcttttttatttatgcaaaGGAACAAAACTATGTCTTGTTTGGAGATTATCAAATTTCTTTGAGCATCTGGAACGAAGGCTATTGTCGAATTCAATAATAGTCAAG ATTCTTAAGTATTGCGTTTATATTGGATTTATATGTTACTGGTCTGGTGTGATTTTGTATATGGAATCATGTTTCGTGAATAGATGTTCTCAAAATTCGTGGTTCGCTAGAGCTTTGACCTGGGAAGATCAAAGAAGCGGCATGACATCTAACAA atCTAAGTATCACATATTAACTGCTATATATTTTGCTACAACAACTTTGCTTTCTGTTGGATATGGAGATTTCGTCCCTGGCGATCAATATGATATGGCATTCATTGCGTTTCTCAGCTTGTATGGTGTCTTGCTATCCGGTTACTGTGTCTCTGAATTTTCGGCTGTTGTAACTCATTGGTCAAG GACAAAAACGGCTTTTTTGGAAGTTATAATAACCATAGATAAGTTTATGAAGGAAAACAATATGCATCCAGCAATTAAATCCAGGATAATGGCCTTTTACGAGTTGCAATGGCAATATAATTCG GGCGTTGAACTAACCGGTGAAAATTGGCTGGAGAAAACAGTTGTGCCATATGAATTGCGAAAGAAAGTACTCCACCAAGCGAGATTCAAAACGCTGacttcaataaaattttttcaagttaaaaataaagcttTCATTCATACTCTAACtgaaa CAGCCAGCGATATAATCCTACCACCAGGAGAAATCGTTTACTACGGGGGTACCGTTACAAGAGAGCTATACATCATTGAGAGCGGTTACTGCTTGGTGACATCTACCGAGATGAGAGAAACGAAGACGGAACGTGTCATTGGCCCCGGGAACCATCTGGgattattagtattgttgtacgGCGTGCCGGCTGTCAGTACTGTAATTACTCTGACACATTGCAAA CTGATCAGTATAAGTCACTTTGCATATACATCAGCATTGAATTTGTTTCCTGATATGCGAGAGCATGAAGGTTTGCTTAGCGATGAAGAGCTTAAAAAAATCGAAGAaaagactaaatttaaaaactctgATGCATATTTGAAGCATTATAACCGACTTAGAGCTCAGAAACAGAGAAAACATATAACGAATATGGTTCAAGACTTCTTTAAtg ATTCTTTTATTAACGTATTGGATGATTATCGAAAGAAAAAAGAGAGTTATTTGGAATCATTCAAAAAATTCGATGTTTTCAATAATGTTTCTCCGTATCTGTTGTTACCAATCGTGATCAAGCCAGATGGGATATTTCTAAAATGTTGGGCCCTACTTAGAGTCTGTACTGCATATACGCTGAGTTTATTGATACCA ATTGTCATATCAATGGCTCCGACCTGCAAACAGTTTAATATAGTAATCGTTGTATTGGAATCGATTTGCTACTTGGATTTATATCTTATGCTACATGTAGCCTTCTATGGATCTAAAAATCAACTAATATACCATCCGTATTTGACTGCGAAAAATTATCTAaca AGAACCTTTGGAGTAGATCTGCTCACATGTTTTCCTTGGTACGCAATCTGGATGCTTTTTGTACCAAAACATGACGAAAATCACACGGAAGAAGATCACATGATCAATTATCATGTGTATCATTGTATTATTAGAATGGctaatgttttacaaatttataaactttattctgCATTTTGGGCGGAATCTATAGGTGCATTAAAACGA gcCTACCTCATGAGCGTGGTGCAGTTTCTTCTGTTAACACTTTTCGTCCTAAACTTTTATACTTCAATACTTATAACGTTGACGTGTAGATACGTAATTGCTTATGACAAAGACGATTTCTTGAGGAAGCTTGAAAAACTATCGTTACGTGGACCTTTTATGAAAACAACTTACAATCCAGATGGAAACATGATCTGTAAACTTG GCTCGTGGATAGACGGCAGCAAGATTTTTAAAGACACCTACCTAACTCCAACTAAGGTGTATTTGCTGGCTTATTATTGGGCAGCGACAAGTTTCACCGGCGCTGGTTTTGGTGATATCACTGCCCAAGACACCGCCCACATGATACTTTCGATTTGCATCAACATACATGGAGTTTTGTTTTTTGG gTATGTGTATGCTCGCATTGCATCACTGAAAGCAATGGCTGATCAAGTAGTTACAACTTTtcaagaaaatttaaaacacttaGTGTTGTTTTTAAATCGGGAGAAAGCACcatatctgttaaaaaaatcaGTCATTGATTATTGGAAATATCAATGGAAAAGAACCGGTGGGTGGTCG catcaAAAGATTTTGGGGAAACTGCATGCCAACTTAAATGAAGACgctgttttatatatgtacgaaAAAACATTGCGTGAAATACCGTTATTTGAAGATGTGGAATATTCATTCTTTAGAGCATTCGCAAAAAAACTTAAAGAACGATATTTTCAAAAAGGCTATATGGTGATGAGATCTAATGAGGTCATAAGCAACATGTACATAATTTACCGCGGTAAG GTGGATATTATCACGAACATTAATGAAGTTGAAGCATGTATGGGACCAGGAGGTATTTTCGGAAATATTCGTGGGGCAACAAAATACTTAACAATGTCAAATATTCTGGCGTCAAGAAATATTGACTTGCTGTATATAGGAGGCGCCGAATTTTACACACTTTTAAAA agttaTCCATCTGTGCTGAGGAAAGTTAAATATTCAGTAAATACAACGACAAAAGATTATGTTTTACCCATTGTTATGTCTGAGAAAAATAGCATGGAAGTAa TGTATCCTTTAACATATGAGGCTGAAGGAGATGAAGACGATGAAATAGAACCAAATGTTTTTCTAGAT AGTCCCGACACAAGTATTGCTGAATCTCATGGTTCTAGATCGATAACTTCAGCTGGAAATCTTGATTACGTTGCAGCGACTTCGCTAATTTTTAAACCCCACAG GTGGTTTCGTAGCAGCGTAGTGCCTGACTGCAAATGGGTCACTTTTGTTG ATTACTTAATAATGTTTCTATCGTACGTGGACTTTATGATTCTTGTTTATCAAATGGCATTTTTATCTAACGCTTACTTCTTTTATATATGCATTGTTTtcgatgttatatttttatacaaaacctTTTTGGACGTGCACAGCGGATATATGAACAGATACGGAGACTATGTTTTGAACCCGAAAAAAGTGAGGCAAAT GTACTTCTCTAAAACTTATCTTCGCAGACGCGACTTCTTAGTCAACTTACCGATATCATATCTTGCGTTTGCTTTAAATCTACGTCATCCAGTGCAACATGCATTATTCTGCTACCTCAGGACTCCGCAGCTTCTTagaatttcttatttatttacatatcgacaacatagaaaaataaatattggatccgcaaacttatttcttaaattaac AACTATTGCAATTTGGGCTTCTCTGTTGTCCCATGTAAATGCGTGTCTATTCTTTAAAATGTCTTGCCTCACACCAGTGCAATGTCAATCGGCTAATTGGATTTCAAAAACGGAATTAAATTTACGCGCCAACTATGcccag AAAAACTTTTTTCCGCTATACGTGGCCTCACTGTGGTACATGATTAACTTATTAACTATAACTGGAACTGGAGACGTCTCTTCACAAAATGACTTTGAAGTTATCGAAACCGTattcataacaattataataaaattctgcactg